A stretch of Thermodesulforhabdus norvegica DNA encodes these proteins:
- a CDS encoding cytochrome c3 family protein — MKKLAFLMVFAILFVSSPKGFAQEEEIIINSSLYPKHTMPLVRFPHMLHFDDLGYDCTECHHLYKNGENIWTDGDETSCQVCHNEPTVKNEKRLPPPQQKLNLKLSYHGLCIDCHRKYNHENNTKAAPITCQGCHTIKEGQ; from the coding sequence ATGAAGAAACTGGCTTTTTTGATGGTTTTTGCAATACTTTTTGTCTCTTCGCCAAAGGGTTTTGCTCAGGAAGAGGAGATTATTATCAACTCATCGCTCTACCCGAAGCATACAATGCCCCTTGTAAGGTTTCCTCACATGCTTCACTTTGATGATTTGGGTTATGATTGTACGGAGTGTCATCATCTTTACAAAAACGGCGAAAATATCTGGACCGACGGAGATGAAACGTCCTGTCAGGTCTGTCATAACGAACCGACGGTGAAAAACGAAAAGAGGCTTCCTCCTCCTCAGCAAAAACTGAATCTGAAGCTTTCTTATCACGGGCTCTGCATTGACTGCCATCGCAAGTACAATCACGAAAACAACACCAAAGCAGCTCCCATAACGTGTCAGGGCTGCCATACGATAAAAGAAGGGCAGTAG